The Sesamum indicum cultivar Zhongzhi No. 13 linkage group LG6, S_indicum_v1.0, whole genome shotgun sequence genome has a segment encoding these proteins:
- the LOC105163090 gene encoding programmed cell death protein 2 isoform X2, whose protein sequence is MDIDLSGEKLKSLHMSSLDEEEDEEEDQNDDVEDEVSDEDDEEEDRVPMTLGFVEKPKNPWTLLRQYFPSKAGGTPAWLDPINLPSEKSSLCDFCGEPLQFLLQVYAPLPEESTFHRTLFVFMCPSMTCLLRDQHEQWKRHPETPSRSVKVFRCQLPRVNSFYSSEAPAEDGTEQPLTAGAKLCNWCGTWKGDKICSSCRKARYCSGKHQTAHWRSGNSSHKVFCRQMDTSDKESESAASNFLWPEYEIANEDEGELDEEMANDEGSASSLISRSRTDGSFGKLQTYFKGNGENRSWASFQERISLAPEQVLRYSSSAEAKPLWPVSSGRPSKLDIPKCNYCGGTRGFEFQVLPQLLYFFHVKDSEDSLDWATIVVYTCEASCEGGVGYKEEFAWVQLASQSISHR, encoded by the exons ATGGACATTGATTTGAGTGGAGAGAAACTCAAATCTCTTCACATGTCATCTCTTGACGAAGAGgaggatgaagaagaagatcaAAACGACGACGTGGAAGATGAAGTCAGcgatgaagatgatgaagaagaggATCGCGTGCCGATGACGTTAGGCTTTGTGGAGAAGCCAAAGAACCCATGGACATTGCTCCGCCAGTATTTCCCGAGTAAAGCTGGTGGCACTCCG GCATGGTTGGACCCCATAAATCTGCCTTCAGAAAAGTCCAGTCTTTGTGATTTTTGTGGTGAGCCTTTGCAGTTTCTGCTCCAG GTTTATGCACCTTTACCTGAGGAATCAACTTTTCACAGAACATTGTTCGTTTTCATGTGCCCATCAATGACCTGTCTTCTCCGTGATCAGCATGAGCAGTGGAAGCGGCATCCAGAGACTCCATCCAGAAG TGTCAAGGTGTTTCGGTGTCAATTGCCACGGGTGAATTCTTTTTACTCTAGTGAGGCACCTGCTGAGGATGGGACTGAGCAGCCCTTGACAGCCGGAG CAAAACTGTGTAATTGGTGCGGGACATGGAAAGGGGATAAAATTTGTAGTAGCTGTAGAAAAGCACGGTATTGTTCCGGGAAACACCAg ACTGCTCATTGGCGGTCTGGTAACTCAAGTCACAAAGTCTTCTGTCGGCAGATGGACACATCTGACAAAGAATCTGAATCAG CTGCCAGCAACTTTTTGTGGCCAGAGTATGAGATTGCAAATGAGGATGAGGGTGAACTTGATGAGGAGATGGCTAATGATGAGGGATCTGCTAGTTCATTGATTTCTAGAAGCCGGACGGATGGATCTTTTGGGAAATTACAGACATATTTCAAG GGAAATGGCGAGAACAGGAGTTGGGCATCTTTCCAGGAGAGAATATCTTTGGCTCCAGAACAAGTTTTGAG GTACTCTAGCTCTGCTGAAGCAAAACCATTATGGCCCGTGTCTAGTGGTCGGCCCTCAAAACTCGACATTCCTAAGTGCAACTATTGTGGTGGCACTCGTGGGTTTGAATTTCAG GTTTTGCCCCAGCTACTGTATTTCTTCCATGTGAAAGATAGTGAAGATTCTCTTGATTGGGCAACAATTGTTGTCTATACATGTGAGGCATCGTGTGAAGGAGGTGTGGGTTACAAAGAGGAATTTGCTTGGGTCCAACTTGCTTCTCAGTCTATATCACACAGATAA
- the LOC105163090 gene encoding programmed cell death protein 2 isoform X1 — protein MDIDLSGEKLKSLHMSSLDEEEDEEEDQNDDVEDEVSDEDDEEEDRVPMTLGFVEKPKNPWTLLRQYFPSKAGGTPAWLDPINLPSEKSSLCDFCGEPLQFLLQVYAPLPEESTFHRTLFVFMCPSMTCLLRDQHEQWKRHPETPSRSVKVFRCQLPRVNSFYSSEAPAEDGTEQPLTAGAKLCNWCGTWKGDKICSSCRKARYCSGKHQTAHWRSGNSSHKVFCRQMDTSDKESESAYWKTAASNFLWPEYEIANEDEGELDEEMANDEGSASSLISRSRTDGSFGKLQTYFKGNGENRSWASFQERISLAPEQVLRYSSSAEAKPLWPVSSGRPSKLDIPKCNYCGGTRGFEFQVLPQLLYFFHVKDSEDSLDWATIVVYTCEASCEGGVGYKEEFAWVQLASQSISHR, from the exons ATGGACATTGATTTGAGTGGAGAGAAACTCAAATCTCTTCACATGTCATCTCTTGACGAAGAGgaggatgaagaagaagatcaAAACGACGACGTGGAAGATGAAGTCAGcgatgaagatgatgaagaagaggATCGCGTGCCGATGACGTTAGGCTTTGTGGAGAAGCCAAAGAACCCATGGACATTGCTCCGCCAGTATTTCCCGAGTAAAGCTGGTGGCACTCCG GCATGGTTGGACCCCATAAATCTGCCTTCAGAAAAGTCCAGTCTTTGTGATTTTTGTGGTGAGCCTTTGCAGTTTCTGCTCCAG GTTTATGCACCTTTACCTGAGGAATCAACTTTTCACAGAACATTGTTCGTTTTCATGTGCCCATCAATGACCTGTCTTCTCCGTGATCAGCATGAGCAGTGGAAGCGGCATCCAGAGACTCCATCCAGAAG TGTCAAGGTGTTTCGGTGTCAATTGCCACGGGTGAATTCTTTTTACTCTAGTGAGGCACCTGCTGAGGATGGGACTGAGCAGCCCTTGACAGCCGGAG CAAAACTGTGTAATTGGTGCGGGACATGGAAAGGGGATAAAATTTGTAGTAGCTGTAGAAAAGCACGGTATTGTTCCGGGAAACACCAg ACTGCTCATTGGCGGTCTGGTAACTCAAGTCACAAAGTCTTCTGTCGGCAGATGGACACATCTGACAAAGAATCTGAATCAG CTTATTGGAAAACAGCTGCCAGCAACTTTTTGTGGCCAGAGTATGAGATTGCAAATGAGGATGAGGGTGAACTTGATGAGGAGATGGCTAATGATGAGGGATCTGCTAGTTCATTGATTTCTAGAAGCCGGACGGATGGATCTTTTGGGAAATTACAGACATATTTCAAG GGAAATGGCGAGAACAGGAGTTGGGCATCTTTCCAGGAGAGAATATCTTTGGCTCCAGAACAAGTTTTGAG GTACTCTAGCTCTGCTGAAGCAAAACCATTATGGCCCGTGTCTAGTGGTCGGCCCTCAAAACTCGACATTCCTAAGTGCAACTATTGTGGTGGCACTCGTGGGTTTGAATTTCAG GTTTTGCCCCAGCTACTGTATTTCTTCCATGTGAAAGATAGTGAAGATTCTCTTGATTGGGCAACAATTGTTGTCTATACATGTGAGGCATCGTGTGAAGGAGGTGTGGGTTACAAAGAGGAATTTGCTTGGGTCCAACTTGCTTCTCAGTCTATATCACACAGATAA
- the LOC105163091 gene encoding probable polygalacturonase isoform X1, whose amino-acid sequence MKRLVVLFLLLVLSYAVAYDGVCKSNWPLTPRPHSVSVSEFGAVGDGKTLNTVAFQNAIFYLKSFVDKGGAQLYVPAGRWLTGCITLTSHLTLFLEKDAVILGSQDYSHWDIVDPLPSYGRGIEVPGRRYRSLISGQNLTDVVITGNNGTIDGQGSVWWEQLNAHSLNYSRPHLVEFVGSDNIVVSNLTFLNAPAWNIHPVYCSKFLVQNITVQSPPTSPYTSGIVPDSSDHVCIENSNISMGYDAIVLKSGWDEYGIAYGKPTSHVHIRRVRLQSSSGSGLAFGSEMSGGISSVLAENLHVHDTLIGVELKTARGRGSYIQDIFVSNVHMENVQQGIKVTGQCTSHPDDGYDPHALPVVSDITFMDIVGVNITTAGIFSGIDESPFTSLCLSNLSFNVTADPSTSWVCANVLGSSVNVSPEPCPELQNSSSSPSSDCFVFSHPNSQVAVL is encoded by the exons aTGAAGAGGCTA GTAGTTTTGTTTTTGCTCCTGGTATTGAGCTACGCCGTGGCCTATGATGGAGTATGCAAGTCTAATTGGCCATTGACTCCGAGACCCCACAGTGTGTCCGTCTCGGAATTTGGGGCAGTGGGGGACGGGAAAACTTTGAACACAGTAGCATTTCAGAATGCTATTTTCTATCTTAAGTCCTTTGTTGACAAGGGCGGTGCCCAACTCTATGTTCCAGCAGGCAGGTGGCTTACTGGATGCATCACTCTTACCAGCCATCTCACTCTTTTCCTGGAAAAAGATGCCGTTATCCTTGGTTCTCAG GATTATAGTCACTGGGATATAGTTGATCCATTACCTTCTTATGGCCGAGGCATTGAGGTACCTGGTCGAAGGTATCGGAGTTTAATCAGCGGACAGAATTTAACCGATGTTGTTATTACAG GCAATAATGGAACCATCGACGGTCAGGGTTCTGTCTGGTGGGAACAACTGAATGCTCATTCTTTGAATTATAGTCGACCACATCTAGTAGAATTTGTTGGGTCAGACAACATCGTCGTATCAAACTTAACCTTCTTGAATGCGCCTGCTTGGAACATACACCCAGTTTATTGCAG TAAATTCCTAGTTCAGAACATAACAGTTCAATCTCCTCCCACCTCGCCTTACACTAGTGGCATAGTCCCAG ATTCTTCCGACCATGTCTGCATCGAGAACAGCAACATTAGCATGGGATATGATGCCATAGTACTGAAAAGTGGTTGGGATGAATATGGAATTGCTTACGGCAAACCAACCTCTCATGTCCACATTAGAAGGGTTCGCCTCCAATCTTCTTCGGGTTCAGGCTTGGCCTTTGGTAGTGAAATGTCTGGTGGAATATCCAGTGTATTGGCGGAGAATCTTCACGTGCACGACACATTAATTGGTGTTGAGCTTAAGACGGCAAGAGGAAGGGGCAGTTACATCCAAGACATTTTTGTATCAAATGTCCACATGGAAAATGTACAGCAAGGAATCAAGGTGACAGGTCAGTGCACGTCTCATCCGGATGATGGATATGACCCCCATGCCCTACCTGTTGTTAGTGATATTACATTTATGGACATTGTTGGTGTAAATATTACTACTGCTGGTATCTTTTCCGGGATCGATGAGTCTCCCTTCACATCCTTATGCCTTTCAAACTTGTCATTTAACGTCACTGCCGACCCATCTACATCCTGGGTATGTGCCAATGTTTTAGGCTCATCTGTCAATGTGTCGCCTGAACCGTGTCCAGAACTCCAAAACTCGTCTTCTAGCCCGTCCTCTGATTGTTTCGTCTTCTCACATCCAAATAGTCAAGTTGCAGTCTTATGA
- the LOC105163091 gene encoding probable polygalacturonase isoform X2 has product MKRLVILFLLLVLSYAVAYDGVCKSNWPLTPRPHSVSVSEFGAVGDGKTLNTVAFQNAIFYLKSFVDKGGAQLYVPAGRWLTGCITLTSHLTLFLEKDAVILGSQDYSHWDIVDPLPSYGRGIEVPGRRYRSLISGQNLTDVVITGNNGTIDGQGSVWWEQLNAHSLNYSRPHLVEFVGSDNIVVSNLTFLNAPAWNIHPVYCSKFLVQNITVQSPPTSPYTSGIVPDSSDHVCIENSNISMGYDAIVLKSGWDEYGIAYGKPTSHVHIRRVRLQSSSGSGLAFGSEMSGGISSVLAENLHVHDTLIGVELKTARGRGSYIQDIFVSNVHMENVQQGIKVTGQCTSHPDDGYDPHALPVVSDITFMDIVGVNITTAGIFSGIDESPFTSLCLSNLSFNVTADPSTSWVCANVLGSSVNVSPEPCPELQNSSSSPSSDCFVFSHPNSQVAVL; this is encoded by the exons aTGAAGAGGCTAGTAA TTTTGTTTTTGCTCCTGGTATTGAGCTACGCCGTGGCCTATGATGGAGTATGCAAGTCTAATTGGCCATTGACTCCGAGACCCCACAGTGTGTCCGTCTCGGAATTTGGGGCAGTGGGGGACGGGAAAACTTTGAACACAGTAGCATTTCAGAATGCTATTTTCTATCTTAAGTCCTTTGTTGACAAGGGCGGTGCCCAACTCTATGTTCCAGCAGGCAGGTGGCTTACTGGATGCATCACTCTTACCAGCCATCTCACTCTTTTCCTGGAAAAAGATGCCGTTATCCTTGGTTCTCAG GATTATAGTCACTGGGATATAGTTGATCCATTACCTTCTTATGGCCGAGGCATTGAGGTACCTGGTCGAAGGTATCGGAGTTTAATCAGCGGACAGAATTTAACCGATGTTGTTATTACAG GCAATAATGGAACCATCGACGGTCAGGGTTCTGTCTGGTGGGAACAACTGAATGCTCATTCTTTGAATTATAGTCGACCACATCTAGTAGAATTTGTTGGGTCAGACAACATCGTCGTATCAAACTTAACCTTCTTGAATGCGCCTGCTTGGAACATACACCCAGTTTATTGCAG TAAATTCCTAGTTCAGAACATAACAGTTCAATCTCCTCCCACCTCGCCTTACACTAGTGGCATAGTCCCAG ATTCTTCCGACCATGTCTGCATCGAGAACAGCAACATTAGCATGGGATATGATGCCATAGTACTGAAAAGTGGTTGGGATGAATATGGAATTGCTTACGGCAAACCAACCTCTCATGTCCACATTAGAAGGGTTCGCCTCCAATCTTCTTCGGGTTCAGGCTTGGCCTTTGGTAGTGAAATGTCTGGTGGAATATCCAGTGTATTGGCGGAGAATCTTCACGTGCACGACACATTAATTGGTGTTGAGCTTAAGACGGCAAGAGGAAGGGGCAGTTACATCCAAGACATTTTTGTATCAAATGTCCACATGGAAAATGTACAGCAAGGAATCAAGGTGACAGGTCAGTGCACGTCTCATCCGGATGATGGATATGACCCCCATGCCCTACCTGTTGTTAGTGATATTACATTTATGGACATTGTTGGTGTAAATATTACTACTGCTGGTATCTTTTCCGGGATCGATGAGTCTCCCTTCACATCCTTATGCCTTTCAAACTTGTCATTTAACGTCACTGCCGACCCATCTACATCCTGGGTATGTGCCAATGTTTTAGGCTCATCTGTCAATGTGTCGCCTGAACCGTGTCCAGAACTCCAAAACTCGTCTTCTAGCCCGTCCTCTGATTGTTTCGTCTTCTCACATCCAAATAGTCAAGTTGCAGTCTTATGA
- the LOC105163092 gene encoding fumarate hydratase 1, mitochondrial, which yields MAMLIASRRLSSRSTTTSCLAASFRWYSTSFREERDTFGPIQVPSDKLWGAQTQRSLQNFEIGGERERMPEPIIRAFGILKKCAAKVNMEYGLDPSIGKAIMQAAQEVAEGKLNDHFPLVVWQTGSGTQSNMNANEVIANRAAEILGHKRGEKFVHPNDHVNRSQSSNDTFPTVMHIAAAVEMNSGLIPKLKQLHTTLHAKSVEFKDIVKIGRTHTQDATPLTLGQEFSGYTTQVKYGIDRVLCTLPRMYQLAQGGTAVGTGLNTKKGFDVKIAAAVAEETKLPFVTAENKFEALAAHDAFVETSGALNTVAASLMKVANDIRFLGSGPRCGLGELILPENEPGSSIMPGKVNPTQCEALTMVCAQVMGNHVAITVGGSNGHFELNVFKPVIASNLLQSLRLLGDASASFEKNCVRGIQANRERISKLLHESLMLVTSLNPKIGYDNAALVAKTAHKEGSTLKEAALKLGVLNSEEFDSLVVPEKMIGPSD from the exons ATGGCGATGCTCATAGCCAGCCGTAGACTATCGAGTAGATCGACCACGACGTCGTGCTTAGCGGCGAGCTTCAGATGGTACTCTACATCCTTCAGAGAAGAAAGAGACACTTTCGGCCCCATTCAAGTGCCCTCGGACAA ATTATGGGGTGCTCAAACTCAAAGATCACTGCAGAACTTTGAAATTGGAGGCGAGCGGGAAAGAATGCCTGAGCCAATTATACGTGCATTCGGGATTCTTAAGAAATGTGCAGCAAAG GTAAACATGGAATATGGCCTTGATCCCTCCATAGGAAAAGCAATTATGCAAGCTGCCCAAGAAGTAGCTGAGGGAAAATTAAATGATCATTTCCCATTGGTTGTTTGGCAAACTGGCAGTGGTACTCAGAGTAACATGAATGCCAATGAG GTTATCGCAAATAGGGCGGCTGAGATTCTTGGCCACAAGCGTGGTGAAAAGTTTGTTCATCCAAATGACCACGTAAACAGATCACAATCTTCTAACGACACATTTCCAACT GTAATGCACATTGCAGCTGCAGTGGAGATGAATTCAGGGTTAATACCAAAATTGAAACAGCTACACACAACGCTACATGCAAAG TCTGTCGAATTCAAGGACATCGTTAAAATTGgtcgcacacacacacaagacGCTACTCCGTTGACGCTTGGACAAGAGTTTAGTGGGTACACTACACAA GTGAAATATGGAATTGATCGAGTCTTATGCACCCTCCCTCGCATGTATCAG CTTGCACAGGGGGGCACTGCTGTAGGAACTGGTTTGAATACAAAGAAAGG GTTTGATGTAAAAATTGCTGCTGCTGTAGCTGAGGAAACAAAGTTGCCATTTGTGACTGctgaaaacaaatttgaagCACTG GCTGCGCATGATGCTTTTGTTGAAACAAGTGGTGCCTTAAACACAGTTGCTGCTTCTCTCATGAAGGTAGCAAATGATATACGTTTCTTAGGAAG TGGTCCACGTTGTGGTCTAGGAGAACTTATACTTCCTGAAAATGAACCTGGCAGCAGTATTATGCCG GGGAAGGTGAACCCTACGCAGTGTGAGGCACTCACAATGGTTTGCGCTCAG GTTATGGGCAATCATGTGGCAATCACAGTGGGAGGATCTAATGGCCATTTTGAGCTTAATGTATTTAAGCCTGTCATTGCCAGTAATCTCTTACAA TCATTGAGATTACTTGGGGATGCCTCTGCCTCCTTTGAAAAGAATTGTGTCAGAGGAATTCAAGCCAATAGAGAAAGAATTTCTAAATTGTTACACGAG TCTCTAATGCTGGTTACATCTCTGAATCCA AAAATTGGCTACGATAATGCCGCATTAGTTGCCAAGACAGCTCACAAGGAGGGAAGTACATTGAAG GAGGCTGCTCTGAAACTTGGCGTACTCAATTCCGAAGAATTTGATAGCCTCGTAGTGCCAGAAAAGATGATTGGCCCCTCGGACTAA
- the LOC105163093 gene encoding ATP-dependent RNA helicase DEAH13, with protein sequence MKPSRNLDAGTDLMSLESHGGDIIVLPAKKKKEKKGKNQASEKLNTKKKPKLSKSQKRKLKKLEEEKEKEMLLSKSIETLEKYKIREDVYSLMWSSRNLGQVETVREKRRREVEFAKVGLELPDSAQPFKKRATNNSSQNIEVKEDKIQSQAINDSDHTQSSLAERVILNDTSISTGSCENEVCGDGPMTSNGEGVLSSREVAGDANQPSKPEPLPKSTQSFPQDADMIKSMDTIAGGLKYNRNHENNRDNLSSARNNTAPTVVHVSRPEDVEKQRMGLPIVMMEQEIMEAINENISVIICGETGCGKTTQVPQFLYEAGFGSNHLTTRGGIIGVTQPRRVAVLATAKRVAYELGHQLGKEVGFQVRHDRRVGENCSIKFMTDGILLREVQSDFLLKRYSVIILDEAHERSLNTDILIGMLSRVIQERQREYEEQQKRILAGETIEKNNRIFPLKLVLMSATLRVEDFVSGGRIFRTPPPVIEVPTRQYPVTTHFSKKTEIVDYIGQAFKKVLSIHKRLPPGGILVFVTGQREVEYLCQRLRRASRGIVANVAKGKNEASPVCKDIPPEENDIKEISEAFDFQGNSGHEITERFSSYMEEDHGDLSEDESDVSYDSIEDSDLEFYSDEENQSKPVESDMKFSDILGAEGSLASLKTAFEALAGKNAPNPPAEVQDVAQTLEGTKQSSSTVEENVEKNKGLSAGPMRVLPLYAMLPASSQLRVFEEVREGERLVIVATNVAETSLTIPGIKYVVDTGREKVKNYNSSNGMETYEIQWISKASASQRAGRAGRTGPGHCYRLYSSAVFNNLFPDFSSAEISKVPVDGVVLLMKSMNIGKVANFPFPTPPETDALIEAEHCLKVLEALDGNGRLTPLGKAMARYPMSPRHSRMLLTVIQIMQQVKDYARANLVLAYAVAAAAALSLANPFLVSFEGSHNDANDLNHDEKAGSEESNKVSNTEEKSRKKKLIQAAKASREKFSNPTSDALTIAFALQCFELSGSRIEFCSENALHYKTMEEMSKLRKQLLQLVFGSSFTDVQQEFSWIHGTFGDVECAWRVSSEKHPLLLSEEEILGQAICAGWADRVARRVKGASVLSEGDRKVNSARYQACMVKETVFLHRWSSLAKSPPEYLVYSELLHSKRPYIHGATIVKSNWLVQYARPLCSFSAPLSDPKPYYNPTADQVFSWVAPTFGPHLWLLPLHGLPMKDDFNRVAVFACSLLEGQVLPCLKAVRKFLAASPASMLKPEAWALKRVGNLLSKLNRKGRVIDSCAKLRMLWEENPTELFPEIQDWFQEGFRIKFKELWAEMLHQAALDSKERFSKRISKGKKKV encoded by the exons ATGAAGCCTTCGAGGAATTTGGACGCTGGAACAGATTTAATGAG CTTGGAGAGTCATGGTGGAGACATCATCGTATTGCCCGcgaaaaagaagaaggaaaagaaagggaaaaatcAG GCATCGGAAAAGctcaatacaaaaaagaagCCTAAATTAAGCAAGTCCCAGAAAAGAAAGTTGAAGAAGCTTGAG GaggagaaggaaaaggaaatgcTTCTATCAAAAAGCATCGAGACATTGGA GAAGTACAAGATTCGAGAGGATGTGTATTCCCTTATGTGGTCTTCAAGGAACTTGGGTCAG GTTGAAACTGTTCGAGAAAAACGGAGAAGAGAAGTTGAGTTTGCTAAAGTGGGTTTGGAATTGCCAGATAGCGCTCAACCTTTCAAGAAAAGGGCAACTAATAATTCATCTCAAAACATAGAAGTGAAGGAGGACAAAATCCAATCACAGGCGATCAATGACAGTGACCACACACAATCATCTTTGGCAGAAAGGGTGATCCTTAATGACACATCTATCTCAACAGGATCTTGTGAAAATGAAGTTTGTGGTGATGGACCCATGACTTCTAATGGGGAAGGTGTTCTTTCAAGCAGGGAAGTGGCTGGTGATGCTAATCAACCATCAAAGCCAGAACCTCTTCCAAAGTCTACTCAATCATTTCCCCAGGATGCAGATATGATTAAGTCTatg GATACAATAGCTGGGGGTCTGAAATATAATCGTAATCATGAAAATAACCGGGATAACCTTTCTTCGGCACGAAATAACACTGCTCCAACGGTGGTGCACGTGTCAAGACCAGAGGATGTAGAAAAGCAAAGGATGGGTCTTCCCATAGTCATGATGGAACAAGAAATAATGGAAGCTATAAATGAGAATATCAGTGTGATTATATGTGGTGAGACTGGGTGTGGTAAGACAACCCAAGTTCCTCAG TTTCTTTACGAGGCTGGCTTTGGATCAAACCATTTAACTACTCGAGGTGGTATTATTGGTGTCACCCAACCTCGCCGAGTCGCTGTACTTGCAACTGCCAAGCGAGTGGCATATGAGCTTGGGCATCAATTGGGTAAGGAGGTGGGCTTTCAAGTTAGGCATGACCGAAGAGTTGGAGAAAATTGCTCAATCAAGTTTATGACTGATGGAATCTTGCTTCGAGAAGTGCAG AgtgattttttgttgaaacGCTACTCCGTAATAATTTTGGATGAAGCTCATGAGAGGAGTCTGAATACAGATATACTCATTGGGATGCTTTCTCGAGTCATCCAAGAGCGTCAA AGGGAATATGAAGAGCAGCAGAAGAGGATTCTTGCTGGCGAAACTattgaaaagaataatagGATATTCCCATTGAAACTTGTGCTGATGAGTGCTACACTGCGTGTGGAAGATTTTGTGTCTGGTGGAAGAATTTTTCGTACTCCTCCACCTGTGATAGAAGTTCCAACCCGACAATATCCAGTTACCACACATTTTTCGAAGAAGACAGAGATTGTCGATTATATTGGTCAGGCTTTTAAGAAAGTTTTATCAATTCACAAGAGATTGCCACCGGGGGGTATTCTTGTCTTTGTGACAGGGCAGAGAGAGGTCGAGTACCTTTGTCAGAGGTTGCGTAGAGCTTCTAGAGGGATAGTTGCAAATGTAGCCAAAGGAAAAAATGAGGCTTCTCCTGTCTGCAAAGATATACCTCCGGAAGAAAATGATATAAAGGAGATCAGTGAGGCATTTGATTTTCAAGGTAACTCCGGACATGAGATTACTGAACGTTTTAGTTCTTACATGGAGGAGGATCATGGAGATCTCTCAGAAGATGAATCTGATGTATCCTATGATTCAATAGAAGACAGTGATCTGGAATTTTATAGTGATGAAGAGAATCAGTCAAAACCTGTAGAGTCTGATATGAAGTTTTCAGACATTCTGGGAGCAGAGGGAAGCCTTGCTTCACTGAAGACTGCTTTTGAAGCCTTAGCTGGGAAAAATGCTCCCAATCCTCCTGCTGAGGTCCAAGATGTTGCCCAAACACTAGAAGGCACGAAGCAATCCAGTTCCACTGTTGAAGAAAATGTTGAGAAAAATAAGGGTTTGTCCGCTGGTCCTATGCGTGTTCTGCCACTTTATGCCATGCTTCCTGCTTCATCCCAGCTTCGTGTATTTGAAGAGGTTAGGGAAGGAGAACGTCTTGTCATTGTTGCCACTAATGTGGCGGAGACCTCTTTGACAATTCCAGGAATTAAGTATGTAGTTGACACTGGAAGAGAAAAGGTCAAGAATTATAACTCTTCCAATGGCATGGAAACATATGAGATACAGTGGATCAGTAAGGCTTCTGCATCGCAGCGTGCAGGAAGAGCTGGAAGAACTGGGCCAGGACACTGTTATCGCCTGTATTCTTCAGCAGTCTTTAATAACTTATTTCCTGATTTCTCAAGTGCTGAAATATCAAAAGTGCCAGTTGATGGTGTTGTCCTCCTCATGAAATCTATGAATATTGGCAAG GTTGCAAATTTTCCTTTCCCAACGCCTCCAGAGACTGATGCCTTGATTGAAGCAGAGCATTGTCTGAAGGTTCTTGAAGCACTCGATGGCAATGGAAGGTTGACCCCTCTGGGGAAGGCCATGGCTCGCTATCCAATGAGTCCTCGTCATTCCAGAATGCTTCTCACTGTCATTCAGATTATGCAACAGGTGAAAGACTATGCCCGAGCAAATCTAGTTTTGGCGTATGCAGTTGCAGCTGCTGCAGCTTTAAGCTTGGCAAATCCTTTTCTAGTGAGTTTTGAGGGAAGCCACAATGATGCAAATGATTTAAACCATGATGAGAAAGCTGGTTCTGAAGAAAGCAACAAAGTTTCCAACacagaagaaaaatcaaggaaaaagaaactgataCAAGCAGCTAAAGCTTCTCgtgaaaaattttctaaccCTACCAGCGATGCTTTGACTATTGCGTTCGCACTTCAGTGCTTTGAACTTTCTGGAAGCCGGATAGAATTTTGCAGTGAAAATGCTTTGCACTACAAGACTATGGAAGAAATGTCCAAGCTAAGAAAGCAGCTTCTTCAACTAgtttttggttcaagttttaCTGATGTACAACAGGAGTTCTCGTGGATTCATGGGACTTTTGGGGATGTAGAATGTGCTTGGAGGGTTTCCTCAGAGAAACATCCTCTTCTGCTAAGTGAGGAGGAGATCTTGGGTCAGGCTATCTGTGCTGGCTGGGCTGATCGGGTTGCTAGACGTGTTAAAGGAGCTTCAGTTTTGTCAGAGGGAGACAGAAAGGTCAATTCAGCACGGTACCAAGCTTGCATGGTTAAAGAAACAGTTTTTCTCCATCGTTGGTCGTCTCTTGCCAAGTCTCCACCTGAATATTTGGTATACAGTGAATTATTGCATTCGAAAAGGCCATATATCCATGGAGCCACAATTGTGAAATCAAACTGGCTTGTACAATATGCTCGACCATTATGTAGCTTCTCTGCACCACTTTCAGATCCAAAACCTTATTACAACCCTACAGCTGATCAAGTGTTCTCGTGGGTGGCTCCAACTTTCGGGCCCCATCTCTGGCTGCTTCCTTTGCATGGTTTGCCCATGAAAGATGATTTTAATAGGGTAGCTGTGTTTGCGTGTTCTTTGCTTGAAGGCCAAGTTCTGCCATGCCTAAAAGCTGTCCGGAAATTTCTGGCAGCCTCACCTGCAAGCATGTTGAAGCCGGAAGCATGGGCTCTTAAACGTGTGGGTAATCTgttaagtaaattaaatagGAAAGGAAGAGTTATCGATAGTTGTGCTAAACTAAGAATGTTGTGGGAAGAAAATCCAACAGAGTTGTTTCCAGAAATTCAGGACTGGTTTCAGGAAGGGTTCCGCATCAAGTTCAAAGAACTCTGGGCGGAGATGCTCCACCAAGCTGCGTTAGATTCCAAAGAAAGATTTTCAAAGAGGATCAgcaaagggaaaaagaaagtatGA